Proteins found in one Haloferax litoreum genomic segment:
- a CDS encoding IMPACT family protein yields the protein MTDAYRTVADRAEARFEVSGSEFIGYISPAETVAEAEAFIDEIEERHPDATHNVPAYRVPAGEASSAVPGGGNVMLREYQSDDGEPTGSSGKPALNVLVQQDVRNVVAVVTRYYGGTNLGVGGLARAYSRAVKEALDAAGIVEEIPHERFTATVDYDDSGDVRGILESTGVEFEADYDQRVSFSVRVPIDDADALRDRLRSATSGRVEIE from the coding sequence ATGACTGACGCCTACCGTACTGTCGCGGACCGGGCCGAAGCACGGTTCGAGGTCAGTGGTTCTGAGTTCATCGGCTACATCTCGCCGGCAGAGACGGTTGCAGAAGCGGAGGCGTTCATCGACGAAATCGAAGAGCGACACCCGGATGCGACGCACAACGTGCCCGCGTATCGCGTGCCAGCAGGTGAGGCGTCGTCTGCCGTTCCCGGCGGGGGGAACGTCATGCTCCGCGAGTACCAGAGCGACGACGGTGAACCGACCGGTTCGTCGGGGAAACCCGCGCTCAACGTCCTCGTCCAACAGGACGTACGCAACGTCGTCGCCGTCGTGACGCGGTACTACGGCGGGACGAACCTCGGTGTCGGTGGCCTTGCTCGGGCGTACTCTCGTGCCGTCAAAGAGGCCCTCGACGCGGCCGGTATCGTCGAAGAGATACCGCACGAACGGTTCACTGCCACGGTCGATTACGACGACTCCGGGGACGTTCGCGGCATCCTCGAATCGACCGGCGTCGAGTTCGAGGCCGATTACGACCAGCGCGTCTCCTTTTCAGTTCGCGTCCCCATCGACGACGCCGACGCACTCCGCGATAGACTCCGGAGTGCGACGAGTGGTCGTGTCGAGATAGAGTAG
- a CDS encoding TRAP transporter permease: MTNRTHDEGRTDDPNDSNDAPRSDRTGGHDGDVPPVRTDGGEAPNDSEGTETDEEISEEEAQEMLEGIDRKRTITGWAAIVTSFIAITFSVFQVWLAARGFDFSATLPLVGEVSLGSLQLLQVNSIHVAFALILAFILFPPTTGHGAVATRLGRVVPSLASSLGEDSPVTRAAAGVRRFVRWLAVDPDRERVTPVDLLFIVLAAATAIYMVMEWSEIQQLRIFGLNAGRTVAEYLGPLGFVAEIISAVGIPLAGVSYPFFLGVVGVLLVLEATRRSLGFYLTLIVASFIVYAKYGFLISPTTPLIGVLSIPEGTWANIIQNLWYNTENGVFGIPVTVSVQFIYIFILFGAFLEMSGAGQWFIDLAYAATGTRKGGPAKASILASGFMGTISGSSIANTVTTGAFTIPLMKRSGYRSEFAGAVEASASSGGQILPPVMGAAAFLMIEFIGVPFSDIIIAAAIPAVVFFFGVWVMVHLEATRANIGGLDRSEVVDLRFHLARGWFYLIPILLLLYYLLVERLTVARSAWFTLIAIMALLSVVAAYNERTRIPLIGGIVTLFVAQIAAYATAGVGIIDALTGGSGEALGIVDAVLAAAGELGILAIFVSLVVMLARPALDSPLLEFDDAVDEASDRIANAVSRPSLSDVNAFRYVTFIGKSMDSGARTSTEVVVAVAAAGIIPGVVSATGLGPNLTALIKAVAGGSIVLLLLFTAIASIILGMGMPTTVTYIILVSLLGPAIAQSSDIPLLAAHLFILYFGVIADITPPVAVAAYAASGIARSDPFQTGVKAFSLSLNKAVVPFAFALTPGILLLRGRGEQAAVITGADIADLGFFIPEVVIPVLGVFIGVIALGATVIGYFYSRVTRVERGLFAVAAFLLMAPMLLLNAVFDLGGALGLVGTVPTTVTVDLAMRGVGGIIFGALALKNRREAEQGKREAPAGSPEPTD, from the coding sequence ATGACGAACAGAACACACGACGAGGGTCGAACCGACGACCCCAACGACAGCAATGATGCCCCTCGGTCCGACCGCACGGGAGGACACGACGGCGACGTGCCACCGGTTCGAACCGACGGTGGTGAGGCGCCGAACGACAGTGAGGGGACCGAGACAGACGAAGAGATATCCGAAGAAGAGGCTCAGGAGATGCTGGAGGGCATCGACCGCAAGCGAACCATTACCGGATGGGCCGCAATCGTCACCTCCTTCATCGCCATCACCTTCTCGGTGTTCCAAGTGTGGCTGGCGGCCCGTGGATTCGACTTCTCGGCGACACTGCCTCTCGTCGGCGAGGTTTCGCTCGGGTCACTGCAACTCCTGCAGGTGAACTCGATTCACGTCGCCTTCGCGCTCATCTTGGCGTTCATCCTCTTCCCGCCGACGACCGGACACGGTGCCGTCGCGACGCGTCTCGGGCGCGTCGTACCATCGCTCGCATCGAGCCTCGGTGAAGACAGCCCCGTCACTCGCGCCGCTGCCGGTGTCCGGCGGTTCGTCCGCTGGCTCGCCGTCGACCCGGACCGTGAACGCGTGACGCCCGTGGACCTGCTCTTCATCGTCCTCGCCGCCGCGACGGCCATCTACATGGTCATGGAGTGGTCCGAGATTCAGCAACTCCGTATCTTCGGCCTCAACGCGGGCCGGACTGTCGCAGAGTACCTCGGACCACTCGGCTTCGTCGCCGAGATTATCAGCGCCGTCGGAATCCCACTCGCCGGCGTGTCGTACCCGTTCTTCCTCGGCGTCGTCGGCGTCCTCTTGGTGCTCGAAGCGACGCGACGCTCGCTCGGGTTCTACCTGACGCTCATCGTCGCCTCGTTCATCGTCTACGCGAAGTACGGGTTCCTCATCTCGCCGACGACGCCACTCATCGGCGTCCTCTCCATCCCGGAAGGGACGTGGGCGAACATCATCCAGAACCTCTGGTACAACACCGAAAACGGTGTGTTCGGCATCCCGGTCACCGTCTCCGTGCAGTTCATCTACATCTTCATCCTGTTCGGAGCGTTCCTGGAGATGTCCGGCGCAGGCCAGTGGTTCATCGACCTCGCGTACGCCGCGACGGGGACCCGAAAGGGGGGCCCAGCGAAGGCGTCCATCCTCGCGTCCGGGTTCATGGGGACCATCTCCGGGTCCTCGATTGCGAACACCGTGACGACCGGTGCCTTCACCATCCCGTTGATGAAGCGCTCTGGCTACCGCTCTGAGTTCGCGGGTGCCGTCGAAGCGTCTGCGTCCTCTGGCGGGCAGATTCTCCCGCCAGTCATGGGCGCAGCAGCGTTCCTGATGATTGAGTTCATCGGCGTCCCGTTCTCGGACATCATCATCGCGGCGGCGATTCCCGCCGTGGTGTTCTTCTTCGGTGTGTGGGTCATGGTCCACCTCGAAGCGACTCGGGCCAACATCGGCGGCCTCGACCGCTCTGAGGTCGTCGACCTTCGCTTCCACCTCGCACGCGGGTGGTTCTACCTCATCCCGATTCTCCTGTTGCTGTACTACCTCCTCGTCGAGCGCCTGACCGTCGCGCGGTCCGCGTGGTTCACGCTCATCGCCATCATGGCGCTCCTCTCGGTGGTCGCAGCGTACAACGAGCGGACTCGCATCCCGCTCATCGGTGGGATTGTGACCCTCTTCGTCGCACAAATCGCCGCGTACGCCACGGCCGGTGTCGGCATCATCGACGCACTCACTGGCGGCAGTGGTGAGGCCCTCGGCATCGTCGATGCCGTCCTCGCTGCCGCCGGCGAACTCGGCATCCTCGCCATCTTTGTGAGTCTCGTCGTGATGCTCGCTCGGCCGGCACTCGACTCACCGCTCCTCGAATTCGACGACGCGGTCGACGAGGCGTCCGACCGAATCGCAAACGCAGTCTCTCGGCCGTCGCTATCGGACGTCAACGCGTTCCGCTACGTGACGTTCATCGGCAAGTCGATGGACTCCGGTGCGCGGACCTCGACGGAAGTCGTCGTCGCCGTCGCCGCCGCGGGTATCATCCCCGGCGTCGTCAGCGCGACGGGTCTCGGACCGAACCTGACGGCGCTCATCAAAGCGGTCGCGGGCGGGTCTATCGTCCTGCTCCTGCTCTTTACGGCTATCGCGTCCATCATCCTCGGGATGGGGATGCCGACGACGGTGACGTACATTATCCTCGTCTCCCTCCTCGGACCGGCCATCGCGCAGTCGTCGGACATCCCGCTTCTGGCGGCACACCTGTTCATCCTCTACTTCGGGGTGATTGCAGACATCACACCACCGGTCGCAGTGGCAGCGTATGCCGCGTCTGGTATCGCCCGGTCGGACCCGTTCCAGACCGGGGTCAAGGCGTTCTCGCTGTCACTCAACAAGGCAGTCGTCCCGTTCGCGTTCGCGCTCACGCCGGGTATCCTGCTACTCCGCGGACGCGGTGAACAAGCCGCAGTCATCACCGGTGCGGATATCGCCGACCTCGGGTTCTTCATCCCCGAAGTCGTCATTCCTGTCCTCGGCGTCTTCATCGGCGTCATCGCGTTAGGTGCGACGGTTATCGGATACTTCTACAGTCGCGTGACTCGCGTCGAACGCGGCCTCTTCGCCGTCGCGGCGTTCCTGCTGATGGCACCGATGTTGCTACTGAATGCGGTGTTCGACCTCGGCGGCGCACTCGGACTCGTCGGGACTGTCCCCACGACGGTCACTGTCGACCTGGCGATGCGCGGCGTCGGTGGGATTATCTTCGGCGCACTCGCGCTGAAGAACCGCCGCGAAGCAGAACAGGGGAAGCGAGAGGCCCCAGCAGGGTCACCCGAACCGACCGACTAA
- a CDS encoding DUF1850 domain-containing protein, which yields MLDSNRTRFLVAVAVLALAVGGSAAVPGGQALVVEDAETGETLLTAPVQEDTTVSVEYMHSVEKTRVLDEYTVRRNGELEMTRMEFESYGWGLPAYADVHKENGSYVFDPEGSWEEVYIKPGHVAGHKLHVGDETYDLVELSDARSVRLHVTNQSVLDAALH from the coding sequence ATGCTTGATTCGAACCGAACACGTTTCCTCGTCGCAGTCGCGGTGTTAGCGCTCGCTGTCGGCGGGAGCGCCGCCGTTCCCGGCGGGCAAGCGCTCGTCGTCGAAGACGCGGAGACAGGCGAGACGCTACTGACAGCGCCAGTTCAAGAAGATACTACCGTCTCCGTCGAGTATATGCACAGCGTCGAGAAGACGCGCGTCCTCGACGAGTACACAGTTCGAAGAAACGGTGAACTCGAGATGACGAGAATGGAATTCGAGTCGTACGGGTGGGGCCTTCCAGCCTATGCTGACGTCCACAAGGAAAACGGGTCGTACGTCTTCGACCCAGAAGGGAGCTGGGAGGAAGTTTACATCAAGCCCGGCCACGTCGCCGGTCACAAACTCCACGTCGGAGACGAGACGTACGACCTCGTCGAGCTCTCCGATGCGCGCTCAGTTCGCCTTCACGTCACGAACCAGTCGGTCCTCGATGCCGCCCTCCACTGA
- a CDS encoding TAXI family TRAP transporter solute-binding subunit gives MTRKLDRRQFIAATGAVGLAGLAGCTGGGDGEETTTESSGGEETTEAEETTTEGDDGGNGGSARLSWHAGGTGGTYFPLSNEFKSVIESDTDFTIQVQSTGASVENVGSLARGDADFALIQNDVAYFARNGEGIEAFQGNAVENLRGVATLYPETIHIVTLADTGIETTDDLSGATINTGDLGSGTQVNANQILEALGVTDYTEQNTGFSQASDQLKNGDIDAAFVVGGWPVGAIEELAATEDVRIVPVEGDAREAVKGAAPFYADDEVPAGTYGLENPAPTVSVQAMIATNAEQSDATVEAVTAAIFDNVDQLTIKTDFISADTAQDGMSIELHPGAEAYFG, from the coding sequence ATGACTCGGAAGCTCGACCGAAGACAGTTTATCGCTGCAACAGGCGCAGTTGGTCTCGCTGGCCTCGCCGGGTGTACCGGCGGTGGCGACGGCGAGGAGACGACCACCGAATCGTCCGGTGGCGAAGAGACGACGGAAGCCGAAGAGACGACCACCGAAGGTGATGACGGCGGCAACGGCGGCAGTGCTCGCCTCTCGTGGCACGCAGGCGGCACGGGTGGGACGTACTTCCCCCTCTCGAACGAGTTTAAGTCGGTCATCGAGTCCGATACGGACTTCACTATTCAGGTCCAGTCGACCGGTGCCTCCGTCGAGAACGTCGGTAGCCTCGCACGCGGTGACGCCGACTTCGCACTGATTCAGAACGACGTCGCGTACTTCGCCCGCAACGGTGAGGGTATCGAGGCGTTCCAAGGGAACGCCGTCGAGAACCTCCGTGGCGTTGCCACGCTCTACCCCGAGACGATTCACATCGTCACGCTCGCAGACACGGGCATCGAGACGACCGACGACCTCTCGGGTGCGACCATCAACACCGGTGACCTCGGGTCCGGGACGCAGGTCAACGCGAACCAGATTCTCGAAGCCCTCGGTGTCACGGACTACACCGAGCAGAACACCGGCTTCTCGCAGGCTTCTGACCAGCTGAAGAACGGCGACATCGACGCGGCATTCGTCGTCGGCGGCTGGCCGGTCGGTGCCATCGAAGAACTCGCTGCGACCGAAGACGTCCGCATCGTCCCCGTCGAGGGCGACGCCCGCGAAGCCGTCAAGGGAGCCGCACCGTTCTACGCGGACGACGAAGTCCCGGCCGGTACCTACGGCCTCGAGAACCCCGCCCCGACCGTCTCGGTCCAGGCGATGATTGCGACCAACGCCGAACAGTCCGACGCGACTGTCGAAGCGGTCACCGCGGCAATCTTCGACAACGTCGACCAGTTGACCATCAAGACGGACTTCATCTCGGCGGACACCGCCCAAGACGGCATGTCCATCGAGCTGCACCCCGGTGCTGAAGCCTACTTCGGCTAA
- a CDS encoding DUF7569 family protein: MSDPCDGCGQPVEDALARAVRLQVDRSTVDDQRLCPNCFADWITRYKDEMSPKASDASSESSDSEIIVD, from the coding sequence ATGAGCGACCCATGTGACGGTTGCGGGCAACCGGTCGAAGACGCACTCGCACGGGCGGTCCGTCTACAGGTCGACCGTTCGACGGTCGACGACCAACGACTCTGTCCGAACTGTTTCGCCGACTGGATTACGCGATACAAAGACGAGATGTCGCCGAAAGCGTCCGACGCGTCGTCGGAGTCGTCCGACTCAGAGATAATCGTCGACTGA
- the upp gene encoding uracil phosphoribosyltransferase — translation MPIEDRDDAYLITHALAKDTLSRLRDVQTTQVAFRKGLVKLGRICGYEIIDGAMETEYVTIQTPLQETTGERVKGLDNVVIINVLRAATPFVEGLLKAFPRAKQGVISAGRDEEAGMSEEGSFPITIDYVKLPEITEADTVIVADPMLATGSTMCAVLDHVLENAGVDPEKLFVLSAVSAPDGLLRVGEQFPEVDLLTVAIDDYLDDDGYIVPGLGDAGDRAFRTT, via the coding sequence ATGCCCATCGAAGACCGAGACGACGCGTACCTCATCACGCACGCGCTGGCGAAGGACACGCTCTCGCGCCTCCGAGACGTCCAGACGACGCAGGTCGCCTTCCGAAAAGGCCTCGTCAAACTCGGCCGTATCTGTGGCTACGAGATTATCGACGGTGCGATGGAGACCGAATACGTCACCATCCAGACGCCACTGCAGGAGACGACCGGTGAACGTGTGAAGGGCCTCGACAACGTGGTCATCATCAACGTGCTTCGCGCCGCTACGCCCTTCGTCGAAGGTCTCCTGAAGGCCTTCCCGCGGGCGAAGCAGGGCGTCATCTCCGCAGGCCGTGACGAAGAGGCAGGCATGAGCGAGGAAGGGAGTTTCCCCATCACCATCGACTACGTGAAACTCCCCGAAATCACCGAAGCGGACACCGTCATCGTGGCCGACCCGATGCTCGCCACGGGGTCGACGATGTGCGCCGTCCTCGACCACGTCCTCGAAAACGCGGGCGTCGACCCCGAGAAACTCTTCGTCCTCTCGGCCGTCTCGGCCCCCGACGGACTCCTTCGCGTCGGCGAGCAGTTCCCCGAAGTCGACCTGCTGACGGTCGCTATCGACGACTACCTCGACGACGACGGATACATCGTCCCCGGCCTCGGCGACGCCGGTGACCGCGCGTTTCGAACCACCTAG
- a CDS encoding CobW family GTP-binding protein, whose protein sequence is MNPREAIPVTVLGGSLGAGKTTLLNHLLTNAGDHDIAVLVNDMGSVNVDAELVAEESELTVGGGVTELSNGCICCELQDDLETAVVRLAQERSFDHLVVEASGVSRPGPVARLFVTSRAAARYDVAGLVTVVDARLFADTFVGGDPERTVAEDSDGSVEPLSDLLVEQVESADLVVLNKRDLVSDDEVADVRDVISALRPSVDIVETTHGGVDVDFLLSDLHDPDAPVGWRAALEHEGEARDAEGHDESGHEGDDHDHSSHDERSHAHGDDHDHSVVSHAEETYGITSFVYRRRAPLDPDGASEVLGNLPDSVVRAKGSLWIGGADDVHYTYSQAGPSAYVTAGGPWIATLPEFEQDTYRRNHPEIDWHDEYGDKRTELVFIGRGIDEASLVEALDEHVLEPGADVANGTYPVEPGAELTLAEPEGAQ, encoded by the coding sequence ATGAATCCGCGTGAGGCAATCCCTGTGACGGTGCTCGGCGGGAGCCTCGGGGCGGGCAAGACGACGCTTCTCAACCACCTGTTGACGAACGCTGGCGACCACGACATCGCCGTCCTCGTCAACGACATGGGGTCGGTGAACGTCGACGCCGAGTTGGTCGCAGAGGAGTCCGAACTGACCGTCGGCGGTGGTGTGACGGAATTGTCCAACGGGTGTATCTGCTGTGAACTGCAGGACGACCTCGAGACGGCCGTCGTGCGACTCGCTCAGGAGCGCTCGTTCGACCACCTCGTCGTCGAGGCGTCCGGCGTGTCACGACCCGGACCAGTCGCGCGACTCTTCGTCACGTCGCGGGCGGCAGCGAGGTACGACGTCGCCGGTCTCGTGACCGTCGTCGACGCCCGCCTCTTCGCCGACACCTTCGTCGGCGGCGACCCCGAACGAACGGTCGCCGAGGACAGCGACGGGTCGGTCGAACCGCTCTCCGACCTCCTCGTCGAACAGGTCGAGAGCGCGGACCTCGTCGTCCTCAACAAGCGTGACCTCGTCAGCGACGACGAAGTCGCAGACGTGCGCGACGTGATTTCGGCGCTTCGTCCCAGCGTCGATATCGTCGAGACGACCCACGGCGGCGTGGACGTCGATTTCCTCCTCTCAGACCTCCACGACCCCGATGCACCCGTTGGCTGGCGGGCCGCACTCGAACACGAGGGTGAAGCGAGAGATGCCGAGGGCCACGACGAGAGTGGTCACGAGGGAGACGACCACGACCACAGCAGTCACGACGAACGTTCGCACGCACACGGAGACGACCACGACCACAGCGTCGTCTCGCACGCAGAGGAGACGTACGGCATCACGTCGTTCGTCTACCGCCGACGCGCACCGCTCGACCCCGATGGAGCGTCGGAAGTGCTCGGGAATCTCCCCGATTCGGTCGTCCGAGCCAAAGGGTCGTTGTGGATTGGCGGGGCCGACGATGTCCACTACACCTACAGTCAGGCCGGTCCGTCGGCGTACGTGACCGCCGGCGGCCCGTGGATTGCGACACTCCCCGAGTTCGAACAGGACACCTACCGACGCAATCACCCCGAAATCGACTGGCACGACGAGTACGGCGACAAACGGACCGAACTCGTGTTCATCGGACGCGGCATCGACGAAGCGTCCCTCGTCGAGGCACTGGACGAACACGTCCTCGAACCGGGTGCAGACGTGGCAAACGGCACGTATCCTGTCGAACCGGGTGCTGAACTCACGCTCGCCGAACCGGAGGGTGCGCAATGA
- a CDS encoding ArsA family ATPase — protein sequence MRKFVFFGGKGGVGKTTMSSAYAVKCARAGVSTLLVSTDPAHSTRDVFDQSFTDTPEPVEDEPNLDAMEIDPETEVREHLMETKRALGEQVSPAMVNEIDRQIEMAHQTPGAHESALFDRFIDVMRDSDQYDRIVFDTSPTGGTLRLLSLPEYLDGWIQRLLHKRKQSVKLFERAAIGNNEPRRMMEGDPIIARLEQRRDDFNFAKEMLQSQAAFFLVVNPDELSIRETKRAVEQLDDYGLDVRGLAVNRLTPEPDPDEQGRGATFLRNRVKTEQERLRELREDLSPPLVAAIETRVAEVKGDFLGEVADEIEVGVELTTN from the coding sequence ATGCGAAAATTCGTGTTCTTCGGCGGAAAGGGCGGCGTCGGAAAGACGACCATGTCGAGCGCCTACGCGGTCAAGTGCGCTCGCGCTGGCGTCTCCACGCTCCTCGTCTCGACAGACCCGGCGCACAGTACGCGGGACGTGTTCGACCAGTCGTTCACCGACACGCCGGAACCCGTCGAGGACGAACCGAACCTCGACGCGATGGAGATAGACCCCGAGACGGAAGTCCGGGAACATCTCATGGAGACGAAGCGAGCGCTGGGCGAACAGGTGAGTCCGGCGATGGTCAACGAAATCGACCGGCAGATTGAGATGGCCCACCAGACGCCCGGCGCACACGAATCTGCACTCTTCGACCGGTTCATCGACGTGATGCGGGACTCCGACCAGTACGACCGGATCGTCTTCGACACCTCGCCGACGGGTGGCACCCTTCGCCTCCTCTCGTTGCCCGAGTACCTCGACGGGTGGATTCAACGACTGCTCCACAAACGAAAGCAGTCGGTCAAACTCTTCGAGCGTGCGGCTATCGGCAACAACGAACCACGGCGGATGATGGAAGGCGACCCGATTATCGCACGTCTCGAACAGCGTCGTGACGACTTCAACTTCGCCAAGGAGATGCTCCAGTCGCAGGCGGCGTTCTTCCTCGTCGTGAACCCCGACGAACTCTCGATTCGTGAGACGAAGCGAGCAGTCGAGCAACTGGACGACTACGGACTCGACGTTCGTGGACTGGCGGTCAACCGCCTGACACCCGAACCGGACCCAGACGAACAGGGCCGTGGCGCGACGTTCTTGCGAAATCGGGTCAAGACCGAACAGGAGCGGCTTCGAGAACTCCGCGAGGACCTATCGCCACCGCTGGTCGCCGCAATCGAGACACGGGTCGCCGAAGTGAAAGGAGATTTCCTCGGTGAAGTGGCGGACGAAATCGAGGTTGGTGTAGAACTCACCACGAATTGA
- a CDS encoding carbon starvation CstA family protein: protein MVQVIWLVVTVLALFTVGYFGYSRYLARFVELDDSRDTPAHKYEDGQEYVPAKKPVLLGHHYSSIAGGAPIVGPITAGVVWGWLPALAWIAIGNPLLGSVHDFVSLSSSLRHDGKSIGYIIGEYVGERGKNMLLWFAFLTIILVVAVFALVVAIVFNAYPEAATASLVYIALAILFGMYLYQLNLPFLPGTVGFVAAMFIGVYFGIQFPIALFEPAARAPASTIVLLGSGGSWLPAAGAFGANAAAWIPIILVYGALASALPVWVLLQPRDYLSSFLLYAGVGGALLAIIVGTLVGTSSQPLVTNLEPFYGFMGRTGTPLFPLLFITIACGTISGFHSLVSSGTTSKQLNKESDARMIGYGGMLGEGLLATVALATVAIVAPDVGGGIGLALPTFAAGGGIILTSFGVPTSFGGPFMALVLVSFLLTSTDTAVRLGRYMMEEIVGTPESSAQELATNRWGNAAVQAIPAYVLITSGSWLTLWQLFGGANQLLAALALLTATVWLANWDDSKQLISTGGPMALMVTITSLGLLWLAIHDNIYAKFLNAEWMASATTVSMISAVVQIILAFTLIYLALSLAKMGYENIQDVRGSSSGHVTPNDD from the coding sequence ATGGTACAAGTTATTTGGCTGGTCGTTACCGTACTTGCGTTGTTCACGGTGGGGTATTTCGGTTACTCCCGGTACCTCGCACGATTCGTCGAACTCGACGATAGTCGTGATACACCGGCGCACAAGTACGAAGACGGTCAAGAGTACGTACCGGCGAAGAAGCCGGTCTTACTGGGGCATCACTATTCGAGTATTGCAGGCGGGGCTCCCATCGTGGGGCCAATTACGGCTGGTGTGGTGTGGGGGTGGCTCCCCGCACTCGCGTGGATTGCTATCGGAAACCCACTTCTCGGTAGTGTCCACGACTTCGTGTCGCTGTCGAGCAGTCTGCGACACGACGGAAAGTCTATCGGGTACATCATCGGCGAGTACGTGGGCGAACGCGGCAAGAACATGCTGCTGTGGTTCGCGTTCCTCACCATCATCCTCGTCGTCGCGGTGTTCGCCCTCGTGGTGGCCATCGTGTTCAACGCGTACCCCGAGGCGGCGACGGCGAGTCTGGTCTACATCGCCCTCGCCATCCTGTTCGGGATGTACCTCTACCAACTGAACCTGCCGTTCCTTCCGGGCACGGTCGGGTTCGTCGCCGCCATGTTCATCGGTGTGTACTTCGGCATTCAGTTCCCGATTGCACTGTTCGAACCTGCGGCACGCGCACCGGCGTCGACCATCGTCCTGCTCGGCAGTGGCGGGTCGTGGCTTCCGGCAGCGGGCGCGTTCGGTGCTAACGCCGCGGCGTGGATTCCGATTATCCTCGTCTACGGTGCACTCGCGAGTGCCCTTCCGGTGTGGGTACTCCTGCAACCGCGTGACTACCTCTCGTCGTTCCTGCTCTACGCAGGTGTCGGCGGGGCACTGCTCGCAATCATCGTCGGCACGCTCGTCGGCACCTCGTCGCAACCGCTCGTGACGAACCTCGAACCGTTCTACGGATTCATGGGCCGGACTGGGACGCCGTTGTTCCCGCTCCTGTTCATCACCATCGCGTGTGGGACCATCAGCGGATTCCACTCGCTCGTCTCTTCGGGGACCACCTCGAAGCAACTCAACAAGGAGTCTGACGCGCGGATGATTGGCTACGGCGGCATGCTCGGTGAGGGTCTCCTCGCCACTGTCGCGCTCGCAACGGTCGCTATCGTCGCTCCCGACGTGGGTGGCGGTATCGGCCTCGCCCTGCCGACGTTCGCGGCAGGTGGCGGTATCATCCTGACGAGTTTCGGTGTCCCGACGTCCTTCGGTGGTCCGTTCATGGCTCTCGTGCTCGTGAGTTTCCTGCTCACGTCCACTGACACGGCCGTGCGCCTCGGCCGCTACATGATGGAAGAAATCGTCGGCACGCCCGAGTCGTCGGCCCAAGAACTCGCGACCAACCGCTGGGGCAACGCTGCGGTGCAGGCTATCCCGGCGTACGTCCTCATCACGAGTGGGTCGTGGCTCACCCTCTGGCAACTGTTCGGCGGTGCCAACCAGCTTCTCGCTGCGCTGGCACTCCTGACGGCTACGGTGTGGCTGGCCAACTGGGACGACTCGAAGCAGCTCATCAGCACCGGCGGTCCGATGGCCCTGATGGTCACCATCACGAGCCTCGGTCTGCTGTGGCTGGCGATTCACGACAACATCTACGCGAAGTTCCTCAACGCCGAGTGGATGGCGTCGGCCACGACGGTCTCGATGATTTCGGCAGTCGTCCAGATTATCCTGGCGTTCACGCTCATCTACCTGGCGCTCTCGCTCGCCAAGATGGGCTACGAGAACATCCAGGACGTGCGGGGTTCGAGCAGCGGTCACGTAACCCCGAACGACGACTAA
- a CDS encoding cupin domain-containing protein, with amino-acid sequence MGYRVVDTDDVEPIPDRPCELRRIGVEGGLEQFALNRFRAEPGEQVPLKYHYHTEQEEAFYVLSGTLFVETPDETFEVSADELFVADPESPHRAHNPDDATEAVDILAIGAPAVSGDAEAYDSDER; translated from the coding sequence ATGGGATACCGCGTCGTGGACACGGACGACGTCGAACCGATACCAGACCGACCATGCGAACTTCGACGCATCGGCGTCGAAGGCGGCTTAGAACAGTTCGCACTCAATCGCTTCCGCGCCGAACCGGGCGAACAGGTGCCGCTGAAGTACCACTATCACACCGAACAGGAAGAGGCGTTCTACGTCCTCTCGGGCACACTGTTCGTCGAGACGCCAGACGAGACGTTCGAGGTGTCGGCAGACGAGTTGTTCGTCGCCGACCCGGAGAGTCCGCACCGCGCTCACAACCCGGACGACGCGACTGAGGCGGTCGACATCCTCGCCATCGGTGCACCTGCCGTGTCGGGTGACGCCGAAGCGTACGACTCCGACGAGCGATGA